In one window of Bos taurus isolate L1 Dominette 01449 registration number 42190680 breed Hereford chromosome 15, ARS-UCD2.0, whole genome shotgun sequence DNA:
- the LOC514876 gene encoding calcitonin isoform X1, which translates to MGFGKSSPFLAFSILVLCQAGSLQATPLRSALETLPDPGALSEKEGRLLLAALVKAYVQRKTNELEQEEEQEETEDSSITAQKRSCNTATCVTHRLAGLLSRSGGVVKSNFVPTNVGSEAFGRRRRDLQD; encoded by the exons ATGGGCTTCGGGAAATCCTCCCCCTTCCTGGCTTTCAGCATCTTGGTCCTGTGCCAGGCAGGCAGTCTCCAGGCGACACCACTCAG GTCAGCTTTGGAGACCCTCCCAGATCCTGGGGCACTCAGTGAGAAGGAAGGGCGCCTCCTGCTGGCCGCACTGGTGAAGGCCTATGTCCAGAGGAAGACCAATGagctggagcaggaggaggagcaggaggagacagaggactcCAG CATCACTGCCCAGAAGAGGTCCTGCAACACTGCCACCTGTGTGACCCATCGGCTGGCAGGCTTGCTCAGCAGATCTGGGGGTGTGGTAAAGAGCAACTTTGTGCCCACCAACGTGGGCTCTGAAGCCTTTGGCCGGCGTCGCAGGGACCTTCAGGACTGA
- the LOC514876 gene encoding calcitonin precursor, which yields MGFGKSSPFLAFSILVLCQAGSLQATPLRSALETLPDPGALSEKEGRLLLAALVKAYVQRKTNELEQEEEQEETEDSSLDGSRAKRCSNLSTCVLSAYWKDLNNYHRFSGMGFGPETPGKKRDVANSLERDHSFHFGVPQDAN from the exons ATGGGCTTCGGGAAATCCTCCCCCTTCCTGGCTTTCAGCATCTTGGTCCTGTGCCAGGCAGGCAGTCTCCAGGCGACACCACTCAG GTCAGCTTTGGAGACCCTCCCAGATCCTGGGGCACTCAGTGAGAAGGAAGGGCGCCTCCTGCTGGCCGCACTGGTGAAGGCCTATGTCCAGAGGAAGACCAATGagctggagcaggaggaggagcaggaggagacagaggactcCAG CCTGGACGGCTCCAGAGCTAAGCGGTGCAGTAATCTGAGTACCTGTGTGCTGAGTGCTTACTGGAAGGACTTGAACAACTATCATAGATTCTCTGGCATGGGCTTCGGGCCTGAAACACCTGGCAAGAAAAGGGACGTAGCCAACAGCTTGGAGAGGGACCACTCCTTCCATTTTGGGGTGCCCCAGGATGCCAACTGA